Proteins from a single region of Sporosarcina sp. P33:
- the rpmE gene encoding 50S ribosomal protein L31 codes for MKAGIHPDYKLAKVTCSCGNTFETGSVKEDIRVEVCSECHPFYTGRQKFAAADGRVDRFNKKYGIKSEEQK; via the coding sequence ATGAAAGCAGGAATTCATCCCGATTACAAACTTGCAAAAGTAACTTGCTCATGTGGCAATACATTCGAAACAGGTTCTGTAAAAGAGGATATTCGAGTAGAAGTTTGCTCAGAATGTCACCCATTCTACACTGGACGCCAGAAGTTTGCTGCAGCGGACGGCCGTGTCGACCGTTTCAACAAGAAATACGGCATCAAGTCAGAAGAACAAAAGTAA
- the rho gene encoding transcription termination factor Rho, which produces MTMITLADLENMTLKELYSLAKQFKITNYSKLTKKELIFAILKSRAEQEGFFFMEGVLEIIQSEGYGFLRPINYSSSSEDIYISASQIRRFDLRNGDKVTGKVRPPKENERYYGLLQVEAVNGQNPEVARERVHFPALTPLYPDRQIKLETAKNNISTRIMDLVSPVGFGQRGLIVAPPKAGKTTLLKEIANSITTNHPEAELIVLLIDERPEEVTDIERSVKADVVSSTFDEVPQNHVKVAELVLERAMRLVESKRDVIILMDSITRLARAFNLVIPPSGRTLSGGIDPAAFHRPKRFFGAARNIEEGGSLTILATALIETGSRMDEVIYEEFKGTGNMELHLDRSLAERRIFPALDIRRSGTRKEELLIPKANLDRLWAIRKTFSDSQDFTERFMRKLRQSENNDEFFDKLNEEMKSKKGKGLI; this is translated from the coding sequence ATGACAATGATTACTCTTGCCGACCTCGAGAACATGACGCTCAAGGAGCTGTATTCTCTCGCGAAGCAATTTAAAATCACCAACTATAGCAAACTGACGAAGAAAGAATTAATCTTTGCTATATTGAAATCTCGCGCCGAACAAGAAGGTTTCTTTTTCATGGAAGGCGTTCTCGAAATTATTCAATCAGAAGGATACGGTTTCCTGCGTCCGATCAATTACTCATCCAGTTCGGAAGATATCTACATTTCCGCATCCCAAATTCGCCGATTCGATTTGCGTAATGGCGATAAAGTAACAGGAAAAGTCCGGCCGCCAAAAGAAAATGAGCGGTACTATGGCTTGCTGCAAGTGGAAGCCGTCAACGGTCAAAATCCGGAAGTGGCACGCGAGCGCGTACATTTTCCCGCCCTGACACCTTTATATCCGGACCGTCAAATCAAATTAGAAACAGCTAAAAATAATATCTCCACACGCATCATGGATCTCGTATCGCCTGTCGGTTTCGGACAGCGCGGATTAATTGTCGCACCGCCAAAAGCGGGAAAAACAACGCTGCTGAAAGAAATCGCCAACTCGATCACGACGAATCATCCGGAAGCGGAATTAATTGTGCTGTTAATCGACGAACGTCCGGAAGAAGTAACAGACATCGAACGTTCTGTAAAAGCAGACGTTGTCAGTTCCACATTTGACGAAGTGCCGCAAAATCATGTAAAAGTGGCAGAACTGGTACTTGAACGCGCAATGCGTCTTGTCGAAAGTAAACGCGACGTCATCATCCTGATGGATTCCATTACTCGTTTGGCACGTGCATTCAACCTGGTCATCCCGCCAAGCGGCCGGACACTTTCCGGGGGAATCGATCCGGCGGCTTTCCATCGCCCTAAACGATTTTTTGGTGCTGCGCGTAATATTGAAGAAGGCGGCAGCTTAACGATCCTGGCCACAGCGCTTATTGAAACAGGCTCTCGTATGGACGAAGTCATCTACGAAGAATTCAAGGGAACCGGCAACATGGAACTGCACCTTGACCGCAGCCTGGCTGAACGCAGAATCTTCCCTGCACTCGATATCCGCCGATCAGGTACAAGAAAAGAAGAGCTGCTCATCCCGAAAGCAAATCTGGACAGACTATGGGCGATCAGAAAAACCTTCTCAGACTCCCAGGATTTCACCGAGCGCTTCATGAGAAAACTTCGGCAATCTGAGAACAACGATGAATTTTTCGATAAGCTGAATGAAGAAATGAAAAGTAAGAAGGGCAAGGGACTGATCTGA
- the glpX gene encoding class II fructose-bisphosphatase — protein sequence MERSLSMELVRVTEAAAVAAARWMGRGLKNEADDAATEAMRTVFDTIPMEGVVVIGEGEMDEAPMLYIGEELGTGHGPAVDIAVDPVEGTNIVAAGGWNALAVLAVADKGNLLNAPDMYMDKIAVGPEAVGKIDIDASVTDNLKAVAKAKNKSVSDLVASVLNRERHQAIIEEIREAGARIKLIEDGDVAAAINTAFDDTGVDILFGRGGAPEGVIAAVGLKCLGGEIQGRLVPSNDEERARCIKMGIDVDQVLMMDDLVKGDDCIFAATGVTDGELMDGVQFKGSYCRTQSIVMRSKSGTIRFVEGRHSIAKKPLLVMQD from the coding sequence ATGGAACGCAGTTTATCAATGGAACTAGTACGTGTGACAGAGGCGGCGGCTGTAGCAGCGGCGCGCTGGATGGGACGCGGTTTGAAAAATGAAGCAGATGACGCGGCAACAGAAGCAATGCGCACGGTATTCGATACAATCCCAATGGAAGGTGTAGTCGTCATTGGTGAAGGTGAAATGGACGAAGCGCCGATGCTGTATATAGGTGAAGAACTCGGAACAGGTCACGGCCCGGCTGTAGATATCGCGGTAGATCCAGTGGAAGGCACAAACATCGTAGCGGCAGGCGGATGGAATGCACTTGCTGTTCTTGCGGTTGCAGACAAAGGAAACTTGCTGAATGCACCGGATATGTACATGGATAAAATTGCAGTCGGACCTGAAGCAGTCGGTAAAATTGATATCGACGCAAGTGTCACAGATAACTTGAAAGCTGTCGCAAAAGCGAAGAACAAATCAGTATCCGACCTAGTGGCATCTGTTTTGAACCGTGAACGCCATCAGGCAATTATTGAGGAAATCCGTGAAGCGGGCGCACGCATCAAGCTGATCGAAGATGGCGACGTAGCAGCTGCCATCAACACAGCTTTCGATGATACAGGTGTGGATATTTTATTCGGCAGAGGCGGCGCTCCTGAAGGCGTTATCGCAGCAGTCGGTTTAAAATGTCTGGGCGGAGAAATCCAAGGACGTCTGGTCCCTTCGAATGATGAAGAGAGAGCCCGCTGCATCAAAATGGGCATTGACGTAGACCAAGTTCTCATGATGGATGATTTGGTAAAAGGAGACGACTGTATTTTTGCGGCAACCGGCGTAACAGACGGCGAGCTGATGGACGGCGTGCAGTTTAAAGGCTCGTACTGCCGTACACAATCTATCGTTATGCGCTCTAAATCAGGAACGATCCGTTTCGTAGAAGGTCGCCACAGCATTGCGAAAAAGCCTCTTCTTGTGATGCAAGACTAA
- a CDS encoding UDP-N-acetylglucosamine 1-carboxyvinyltransferase, whose protein sequence is MDVYKIKGGKRLQGTIRVSGAKNSAVALIPAAILADSPVTIAGLPEISDVYTLQALVEEIGGSVELKDGVMTIDPSEIISMPLPNGNVKKLRASYYMMGAMLGKFKHAVIGLPGGCHLGPRPIDQHIKGFEALGAKVENEHGAIYLRADELRGAKIYLDVVSVGATINIMLAAVKAKGKTVIENAAKEPEIIDVATLLSNMGANIKGAGTNVIRIEGVETLHGTKHTIIPDRIETGTHMIMAAAIGDGITIDNVIPLHVEAVTAKLREMGVKVEVGEEQIFIPKPEKLEAVDVKTLVYPGFPTDLQQPFGVLSTQAEGSSILTDTIYPARFKQIDELRRMNADGRVEGRSAIITGPTPLHAATVEATDLRAGAALLIAGLLATGETEIHEIEHIERGYGKIIQKLKNLGADINKVKVPVQSSISE, encoded by the coding sequence ATGGACGTTTACAAAATCAAAGGCGGAAAACGGCTGCAAGGAACCATCAGAGTAAGCGGTGCAAAAAACAGCGCGGTTGCCCTCATTCCCGCTGCTATTCTGGCCGACTCACCGGTAACGATTGCAGGACTTCCCGAAATTTCTGACGTTTACACATTGCAGGCATTAGTTGAAGAAATTGGCGGGAGCGTAGAATTGAAAGACGGCGTGATGACTATCGATCCGTCAGAAATCATTTCCATGCCGCTGCCAAACGGTAACGTGAAAAAACTGCGTGCATCGTATTATATGATGGGTGCGATGCTCGGCAAGTTCAAACACGCGGTCATCGGATTACCGGGCGGCTGCCACCTGGGCCCGCGTCCGATTGATCAGCATATTAAAGGCTTTGAAGCACTCGGCGCGAAAGTGGAGAATGAACATGGCGCTATTTATCTGCGGGCAGATGAACTCCGCGGTGCGAAAATCTATCTGGATGTTGTCAGCGTTGGCGCGACGATTAATATTATGCTGGCGGCTGTTAAGGCGAAAGGCAAAACGGTCATTGAAAATGCTGCAAAAGAACCTGAAATTATTGACGTTGCGACGCTGCTTTCCAATATGGGTGCGAATATTAAGGGCGCAGGCACAAACGTCATCCGTATTGAAGGAGTAGAAACATTGCACGGCACAAAGCATACGATTATTCCGGATCGCATTGAAACGGGCACTCACATGATCATGGCCGCAGCAATCGGGGATGGCATCACCATTGATAATGTCATCCCGCTGCACGTGGAAGCAGTGACTGCGAAACTTCGTGAAATGGGCGTCAAAGTGGAAGTGGGAGAAGAACAAATTTTCATTCCTAAGCCAGAAAAGCTGGAGGCGGTCGATGTGAAGACACTGGTGTATCCGGGCTTCCCGACAGATCTCCAACAGCCGTTTGGCGTGTTGTCGACACAAGCGGAAGGTTCTTCCATTTTGACAGACACCATCTATCCGGCGCGCTTTAAGCAAATCGATGAGCTTCGCCGAATGAATGCAGACGGCAGGGTGGAAGGGCGTTCGGCAATTATTACCGGACCGACACCATTGCACGCTGCAACTGTTGAAGCGACAGACTTGCGTGCAGGCGCCGCTTTATTGATTGCAGGACTTTTGGCCACCGGTGAGACAGAAATTCATGAAATTGAGCACATCGAACGAGGATACGGCAAGATTATTCAAAAGCTGAAAAACCTTGGTGCAGACATCAATAAAGTGAAAGTGCCGGTGCAATCCTCGATTTCGGAGTGA
- a CDS encoding thymidine kinase: MYVSMQGGWMEVICGSMFSGKSEELIRRIRRAEFAKQKIAVFKPAIDDRYSEEAVVSHDGSSTIANPIAKASEIPDLVSDDFDVVAIDEAQFFDEEILDVAISLADRGFRVIIAGLDQDFRGEPFGPMPQLMAVAELVTKLQAVCTVCGSPSSRTQRLIDGQPACQDDPIILVGASEAYEPRCRHHHEVPVSRAEHAK; the protein is encoded by the coding sequence ATGTACGTTTCAATGCAAGGCGGCTGGATGGAAGTCATCTGCGGCAGTATGTTTTCAGGTAAGTCGGAGGAGCTGATTCGCCGGATTCGCCGGGCGGAATTCGCCAAGCAAAAGATTGCGGTATTTAAACCGGCTATTGATGACCGGTACAGTGAAGAGGCCGTGGTCAGTCATGACGGTTCTTCGACTATCGCCAATCCAATTGCCAAAGCGAGTGAAATACCGGATCTCGTCTCAGATGATTTCGATGTGGTCGCCATTGACGAAGCACAATTTTTCGACGAGGAAATTTTAGATGTCGCAATCAGTCTTGCGGATCGGGGATTTCGTGTCATCATTGCAGGGCTTGACCAAGATTTCAGAGGAGAGCCATTCGGTCCCATGCCTCAATTGATGGCTGTGGCGGAATTGGTGACAAAACTCCAGGCAGTCTGTACTGTCTGCGGTTCGCCTTCGAGCCGGACGCAGCGGCTAATTGATGGACAGCCTGCATGCCAGGATGACCCAATTATTTTGGTTGGCGCATCTGAAGCTTATGAGCCGCGGTGCCGCCACCACCATGAAGTGCCGGTAAGCCGCGCAGAGCACGCAAAATAA
- a CDS encoding class II fructose-bisphosphate aldolase, whose amino-acid sequence MPLVSMKEMMIQGKEKGYAIGQFNLNNLEYTQAILQAAEEEKSPVILGVSEGAARYMGGFKTVVMMVKGLMEDYGTTVPVAIHLDHGSSFEKCQEAIEAGFTSVMIDASSKPLEENIAITKKVVELAKQHNVSVEAELGVVGGQEDDVIADGVIYADPAECKELVEKTGIDCLAPALGSVHGPYKGEPNLGFEEMEEISKQGDIPLVLHGGTGIPTKDIQRAISLGTSKINVNTENQIQGTQAVRDTLQADPKVYDPRKYLAPMREAIKETVIGKMREFGSSQQA is encoded by the coding sequence ATGCCACTCGTCTCGATGAAAGAAATGATGATTCAGGGGAAAGAAAAAGGATACGCGATCGGCCAGTTTAACCTCAACAATTTAGAATATACACAGGCGATCCTGCAGGCCGCTGAAGAAGAAAAATCACCTGTCATCTTAGGCGTTTCAGAAGGTGCGGCGCGCTATATGGGCGGTTTCAAAACTGTTGTCATGATGGTAAAAGGATTAATGGAAGACTATGGCACAACGGTGCCTGTTGCCATTCACCTGGATCACGGGTCCAGCTTTGAGAAGTGTCAGGAAGCAATCGAAGCAGGCTTCACTTCTGTCATGATTGATGCGTCTTCTAAACCGCTTGAAGAGAATATTGCTATTACAAAAAAAGTGGTAGAATTAGCAAAGCAGCATAATGTATCTGTAGAGGCTGAGCTTGGCGTCGTAGGCGGACAGGAAGATGACGTCATCGCGGACGGTGTCATCTATGCAGATCCTGCCGAATGTAAAGAACTGGTAGAGAAAACAGGCATCGACTGCCTGGCGCCTGCACTTGGTTCTGTACACGGCCCATATAAAGGAGAGCCGAATCTGGGGTTTGAAGAAATGGAAGAGATCTCCAAACAGGGAGATATTCCGCTAGTATTGCACGGAGGTACAGGAATCCCGACAAAAGATATTCAGCGTGCAATTTCATTAGGCACATCTAAAATTAACGTCAACACAGAAAACCAAATTCAGGGTACGCAAGCTGTGCGTGATACATTGCAGGCAGATCCGAAAGTCTATGATCCACGTAAATACCTTGCGCCGATGCGTGAAGCTATTAAAGAAACGGTCATCGGAAAAATGCGTGAATTTGGAAGTTCACAGCAAGCGTAA
- the fsa gene encoding fructose-6-phosphate aldolase, translating to MKFFIDTANFEEIKEAHSWGIISGVTTNPSLVAKENISFHDRLKEITALVPGSVSAEVISLDAEGMIEEGRKLAALADNITVKLPMTPEGLQACSVFAAEGIKTNVTLIFSANQALLAARAGATYVSPFIGRLDDIGQNGTELIETISDIFTIHDLDTQIIAASIRHPQHITAAALAGAHIATTPFNVLQSLFAHPLTTKGIDQFLKDWETRTNK from the coding sequence GTGAAATTTTTTATAGATACTGCAAATTTTGAAGAAATCAAAGAAGCGCACAGCTGGGGGATTATCTCTGGCGTTACGACCAATCCGTCGCTTGTCGCAAAGGAAAACATTTCATTCCATGACCGTTTAAAGGAAATTACAGCGCTTGTTCCGGGTTCTGTCAGCGCGGAAGTAATTTCACTAGATGCAGAAGGTATGATTGAAGAAGGACGCAAGCTTGCGGCACTGGCAGACAATATTACGGTGAAGCTGCCGATGACGCCTGAAGGTTTACAGGCTTGTTCGGTATTTGCGGCTGAAGGAATCAAAACGAATGTCACACTGATTTTCTCCGCCAATCAGGCATTGCTGGCAGCGCGCGCAGGTGCGACTTATGTTTCTCCGTTCATCGGACGCCTGGACGATATTGGCCAAAATGGGACAGAACTGATTGAAACAATTTCAGATATCTTCACAATTCACGACCTGGATACGCAAATTATTGCGGCTTCCATCAGACACCCGCAGCATATTACAGCTGCAGCACTTGCCGGCGCACATATTGCGACGACTCCATTCAACGTGTTGCAAAGTCTTTTTGCTCATCCGTTAACGACTAAAGGTATTGATCAGTTTTTGAAAGACTGGGAAACCAGAACGAATAAGTGA